The proteins below come from a single Microbacterium sp. SLBN-154 genomic window:
- a CDS encoding TetR/AcrR family transcriptional regulator has product MSTSPPNRRRDAVEKSALIERAAIDLVLEHGYEAVTVDMICELADVSQRTFFNHFKTKDLALLGPGGPTIDRRAAREYVATKGPLLQGAVELIHIEPGQMAADPSLLAARIHAVGTSPALVARQMERLIVIEEELREVIQLRLRTQWPEEDASDLSVQAELITHLLAGVMRFIAMSWADDVRRGQQPKIDPVHVRSTLDSTIRKLGSDEVDQRSGPSETAGSEVPVAESGRSSSST; this is encoded by the coding sequence ATGTCGACCAGCCCGCCGAACCGCCGCCGCGACGCGGTCGAGAAGAGTGCCCTCATCGAGCGCGCTGCGATCGATCTTGTTCTCGAGCACGGCTACGAGGCGGTCACGGTCGACATGATCTGCGAGCTCGCCGACGTGAGCCAGCGCACCTTCTTCAACCACTTCAAGACCAAAGACCTCGCCCTTCTCGGCCCGGGCGGTCCCACCATCGACCGACGCGCGGCCCGCGAGTATGTCGCCACCAAAGGCCCGCTGCTGCAGGGCGCAGTCGAACTGATCCATATCGAACCCGGCCAGATGGCTGCCGACCCGTCGCTTCTCGCGGCCCGGATTCACGCGGTCGGCACGAGCCCCGCGCTGGTCGCGCGGCAGATGGAACGCCTCATCGTGATCGAGGAAGAGCTCAGGGAGGTCATCCAGCTCCGCCTCCGCACGCAATGGCCCGAGGAGGACGCGTCAGATCTTTCCGTGCAAGCGGAGCTCATCACCCATCTCCTTGCCGGGGTGATGCGATTCATCGCCATGAGCTGGGCCGACGACGTCCGGCGCGGGCAGCAACCGAAGATCGATCCCGTCCACGTCCGCTCCACCCTCGACAGCACGATCCGCAAGCTCGGGTCGGACGAGGTCGATCAGCGAAGCGGCCCGTCGGAGACCGCGGGGTCGGAGGTACCTGTCGCGGAATCCGGGAGGAGCAGTTCGTCGACGTAG
- a CDS encoding cation:proton antiporter domain-containing protein: protein MTIFDSQVQPPGVNIVGAPFGIPINELIAVGALLLVAALLARLGRRIGLPTIPFFMATGILLGPGTPGPVLIDDPAVIEFLATMGLVLLLFHLGVEFPLEQVRASGGRLVLAAFTYIGLNVSGGIVFGLFLGWGVGEALVIGGALGISSSAIVTKLLIELRRLANAETPLILGIIVVEDLFLALYLSLLTPILGDAESPLALVVDIGTSFLFLLVLLVVARFGGRVIAAVIRSREEELLTIGVVGLVFLVAGTSAELGVSDAIGALMIGLVVSRTSLKDRVERVVLPLRDVFAAVFFIAFGLTIDVRELGSVVLPALLAVLLTVTLNVIAGVIAARMYRLNQRAAANISLTLLGRGEFSLILASLAIAAGLDERIGPFVALYLLILAVLSPLAASRSHVLARILPDRLFRGNFTYVRELTTSAECTHLDSLVVDEPDGPLECRRCREDGLEWVHLRLCTSCGNIACCDDSPGRHATEHFTASGHPIIASAEPGETWRFCYVDELLLPDSATGTSDPAVSDGPLR from the coding sequence ATGACGATCTTCGACAGCCAGGTGCAGCCACCCGGCGTGAACATCGTGGGTGCACCTTTCGGGATCCCCATCAACGAGTTGATCGCCGTCGGCGCGCTTCTGCTGGTCGCGGCGCTGCTCGCCCGGCTCGGTCGGCGGATCGGTCTTCCGACCATCCCGTTCTTCATGGCAACGGGGATCCTGCTCGGGCCGGGCACGCCGGGTCCCGTGCTGATCGACGATCCCGCGGTCATCGAGTTCCTGGCCACGATGGGTCTCGTCCTCCTGCTGTTCCACCTCGGGGTGGAGTTCCCGCTCGAGCAGGTGCGCGCCAGCGGCGGACGTCTCGTCCTCGCCGCATTCACGTACATCGGTCTCAATGTCAGCGGCGGCATCGTCTTCGGACTGTTCCTGGGGTGGGGCGTCGGTGAGGCCCTGGTGATCGGTGGTGCCCTGGGGATCTCCAGTTCCGCGATCGTCACGAAACTCCTCATAGAGCTGCGCCGCCTCGCCAATGCGGAGACCCCGTTGATCCTCGGGATCATCGTCGTCGAAGACCTGTTCCTGGCCCTCTATCTTTCGCTCCTGACGCCGATTCTCGGTGACGCGGAGTCGCCGCTCGCACTCGTCGTCGACATCGGGACGAGCTTCCTGTTCCTCCTCGTCCTGCTCGTCGTCGCGCGATTCGGGGGGCGTGTCATCGCCGCCGTCATCCGAAGCCGGGAAGAGGAGCTGCTCACCATCGGCGTCGTCGGCCTGGTCTTCCTCGTCGCCGGTACCTCCGCCGAGTTGGGGGTGTCTGATGCGATCGGGGCGCTCATGATCGGCCTCGTCGTCTCGCGGACGTCTCTGAAAGATCGGGTCGAGCGCGTCGTGCTGCCTTTGCGGGATGTCTTCGCGGCGGTGTTCTTCATCGCGTTCGGGCTCACCATCGACGTCCGCGAGCTCGGAAGCGTCGTCCTCCCCGCGCTCCTCGCCGTGCTCCTCACAGTGACGCTCAATGTGATCGCCGGCGTCATCGCGGCTCGGATGTACCGGCTCAATCAACGTGCCGCGGCGAACATCAGCCTCACGCTTCTCGGGCGAGGAGAGTTCTCGCTCATTCTCGCGTCGCTTGCGATCGCCGCCGGTCTCGACGAGAGGATCGGTCCGTTCGTCGCGCTCTACCTGCTGATTCTCGCGGTGCTCAGCCCTCTCGCGGCATCACGCTCTCATGTGCTCGCGCGGATACTCCCGGACCGGCTGTTCCGAGGCAACTTCACCTACGTTCGCGAGCTCACCACGTCGGCAGAGTGCACGCACCTCGACAGTCTCGTCGTCGATGAGCCGGACGGGCCGTTGGAGTGTCGACGGTGCCGAGAGGACGGCCTCGAGTGGGTGCATCTGCGTCTGTGCACCAGCTGCGGGAACATCGCCTGCTGCGATGACTCGCCGGGGCGTCACGCCACCGAGCATTTCACCGCCTCCGGCCATCCGATCATCGCCTCCGCGGAACCGGGCGAAACCTGGCGGTTCTGCTACGTCGACGAACTGCTCCTCCCGGATTCCGCGACAGGTACCTCCGACCCCGCGGTCTCCGACGGGCCGCTTCGCTGA
- a CDS encoding potassium transporter TrkA: MFIISGMGSHVRKIEMPGIGTRYDVAGNRAPQRVSVIEHRDGRREIYSFEDSSTDPTSVIELSAEQARLLGAVLNGSYITD; the protein is encoded by the coding sequence ATGTTTATCATCAGCGGTATGGGCAGCCATGTGCGGAAAATCGAGATGCCGGGTATCGGGACGCGGTACGACGTCGCCGGGAATCGGGCCCCACAGCGAGTGTCGGTCATCGAGCACAGGGATGGCCGGCGCGAGATCTACTCGTTCGAGGACAGCTCGACCGATCCCACCTCCGTGATCGAGCTCTCCGCCGAACAGGCCCGCCTCCTGGGAGCAGTGCTCAACGGTTCGTACATCACCGACTGA
- a CDS encoding ester cyclase, whose protein sequence is MPAYSLTHVAVLDEAGARHYAELTSAAVAAYGGRFRVLAAEAEIAEGEWAPDRRVVLIEFPDVQHIHRWYHSAEYAPAREIAKTALDRTLVFVEGVDENQDEGVLELNDPEATVRRFYDAMASGDTSATHDFLSDGWEDIPLPPGVPAGVEGFAATVAFLRAAFPDLSVTVEDVLVSGDRVATRVLARGTHLGEFLGVPPTGRIVEFRAFDFHRLSNGKIAQSWHLEDLFSVLQQLQD, encoded by the coding sequence ATGCCCGCATACAGCCTTACCCACGTCGCCGTACTCGACGAAGCCGGTGCCCGGCACTACGCCGAGCTGACCAGCGCGGCCGTCGCCGCATACGGTGGACGATTCCGAGTGCTTGCCGCCGAGGCCGAAATCGCCGAAGGCGAATGGGCACCCGACAGGCGGGTGGTTCTCATCGAGTTCCCCGACGTGCAGCACATCCATCGGTGGTACCACTCCGCGGAGTACGCACCGGCCCGCGAAATCGCCAAGACGGCGCTCGATCGCACATTGGTCTTCGTCGAGGGGGTCGACGAGAATCAGGACGAAGGTGTGCTCGAGCTGAACGACCCGGAGGCGACGGTTCGGCGGTTCTACGACGCGATGGCCAGCGGGGACACGAGCGCCACGCATGACTTTCTCTCCGACGGCTGGGAAGACATTCCGCTTCCCCCGGGAGTTCCGGCCGGTGTCGAAGGCTTCGCGGCAACGGTCGCCTTTCTTCGCGCGGCGTTCCCGGATTTGAGCGTCACCGTGGAAGACGTCCTGGTCAGCGGTGACCGGGTCGCCACACGAGTGCTCGCCCGGGGCACGCACCTCGGAGAGTTCCTCGGCGTGCCGCCGACGGGCCGGATCGTCGAGTTCCGCGCGTTCGACTTCCACCGGCTCTCGAACGGCAAGATCGCTCAATCGTGGCATCTCGAAGACCTCTTCTCCGTGCTGCAGCAGTTGCAGGATTGA
- a CDS encoding LysR family transcriptional regulator — MPDLRQLRVFLEVARELNFTRAAAALFMTQQAVSKTIGQLERDLGVLLFDRSTHEVTLTPAGAELQRGAPAALSMVDAVLERVQRVASGTEGTVEVGVSPALSHGERLALVDALRVNAPSLSVVLHELRPEHVRAALRDRRVELMFARSVLVAPDIDGVPLRATPARLYVPARHRWAQRRDGVHLRELDGERLLVWNEPGTPLTDGLLRLVAAHGATITPVLSRASGLGMSLSDLSERDVVAIAPPDAIRDPEIAQIEIAEPVLLPVVAMWLRGSRPATVDRVLEHLGDVPRSG; from the coding sequence ATGCCTGATCTGCGGCAGCTCCGCGTCTTTCTCGAGGTCGCTCGGGAGTTGAACTTCACTCGGGCCGCAGCGGCGTTGTTCATGACGCAGCAGGCGGTCTCGAAGACGATCGGGCAGCTCGAGCGCGACCTGGGTGTTCTTCTCTTCGACCGGTCGACACACGAGGTGACGCTCACGCCGGCGGGCGCCGAGCTGCAGCGCGGTGCACCCGCAGCCCTCTCCATGGTCGACGCAGTTCTCGAGCGCGTGCAGCGCGTCGCAAGCGGAACGGAGGGCACGGTCGAGGTCGGCGTGTCGCCCGCGCTCAGTCACGGAGAGCGACTTGCGCTGGTCGACGCGCTTCGCGTGAACGCACCATCATTGTCTGTCGTCCTGCATGAACTTCGACCGGAGCACGTGCGTGCCGCCCTGCGCGACCGTCGCGTCGAGCTGATGTTCGCTCGGTCGGTCCTCGTAGCGCCCGACATCGACGGCGTTCCGCTTCGCGCGACGCCGGCACGGCTTTATGTGCCCGCACGCCACCGATGGGCCCAGCGAAGAGACGGTGTGCACCTTCGGGAACTCGATGGCGAGCGGCTTCTGGTTTGGAACGAACCCGGCACACCTCTGACCGATGGCCTCCTCCGCCTGGTCGCCGCGCACGGCGCGACGATCACCCCCGTGTTGTCGAGGGCCAGCGGCCTGGGGATGTCGTTGAGCGACCTCTCCGAGCGGGATGTCGTGGCGATTGCACCGCCCGATGCGATCCGCGACCCCGAGATCGCGCAGATCGAGATCGCGGAACCGGTCTTGCTGCCCGTGGTTGCGATGTGGTTGCGCGGTTCGCGTCCGGCAACGGTCGACCGAGTGCTCGAGCATCTGGGCGACGTACCAAGATCCGGATAA
- a CDS encoding nuclear transport factor 2 family protein translates to MTDTTIDKVREAARQTFRNHLEYLSSGRIPGWVDLFADEGVLEFPYGPEGFPKAVSGRTELHDYMQNFPKHFDVQFTDLVFHETVDPSLVIAEFSSVGTALTTGRPYNQTYISVVETTDGKITRYVDFWNPQVAADALRGGADGVFATIAND, encoded by the coding sequence GTGACCGACACGACCATTGACAAGGTGCGAGAAGCAGCGCGCCAGACCTTCCGAAATCACCTCGAGTACCTGTCATCGGGCCGGATCCCCGGGTGGGTGGATCTGTTCGCGGACGAGGGCGTGCTCGAGTTCCCCTACGGTCCAGAGGGATTCCCGAAGGCGGTGAGCGGAAGAACCGAACTGCATGACTACATGCAGAACTTCCCGAAGCACTTCGACGTTCAGTTCACCGACCTCGTCTTTCATGAGACCGTCGACCCGTCGCTGGTCATCGCTGAGTTCTCGAGCGTCGGCACTGCCCTGACCACGGGGCGGCCCTACAACCAGACATACATCTCCGTCGTCGAGACGACCGACGGGAAGATCACCCGATACGTCGACTTCTGGAACCCGCAGGTTGCAGCTGACGCGCTGCGCGGCGGGGCGGACGGTGTCTTCGCCACCATCGCGAACGACTGA